The window CTTTTTCATATCAACTTTTCGGTTTCCATGCGTTATAAAAGAATCATAGTCGTCAATATGCTCATATTTTGGACAAGGGTATTCATCACACTGAAAGCAGTATTCCACACCGTTATGCTCCATGCTACATCTTGCAATTTTACAGGACTGATTTCCCTCGCCGCCCCCGCAGCCGGGGCAATATTTATTCAAAAACATGGGGCAAAGCCCACAGTTCAAGCCACAAAGGGAAAATAATTGATTTTGTCGGTTAAATCCTTTCATGGTATTGGCACCTCCTCCGGTTCCTGGTTTGTATTTTTCATCAAGTAATTTTTTAATTCTCCAACCGTTTCAAAAATATAATCGGCATTGATGCTTTTCAATTCTTCTGCCTTTGCAGTTGTTCCCCACAAAGCAGACAAGCATATGACCCCGGCTTTTCCGGCCTCAGACACATCTGAAACCGCATCCCCTATATATAGACATTGCGCGGGAAGCAAATCATATTTTTTTAGCAGCAGCTTCAATGACTGCGCCTTAACATTTTCATGTTCACTGCCCGTCAGGATTTCGTCAAAATCATGTTCCATCCCAAACTCATTCAAAGTAATCCGGCAGCTTCTTTCGCCCTTTCCCGTTATCAGTGCCAGGATAAATCCTTTTGCCCGCAGAGCGGCAATCAAATCCGGGATGCCTTCATAAGGCTCGGAGCATTCATGATGCAGTTTTTCATATAGAAAATAGAAATCACATAACGCCTGCTTCCATTTCTCTAGAACGATGGATTTTATCATTCCAATCTCGTTCAATCCAAAGGTTTCAACAACCTCCCTGTCTGTCAGCAAATGCCCTGTATAGGGGGATACTGCCTGTCTGAATGCCTTTATACACATTGGTATCGTATCTCCGATTGTCCCATCCAAGTCAAATGCCACCAATTTAATCATGCTTTGGTTCCCCGTTAATTCTGCGAATCACTCTGCATGGATTTCCGACCGCCACGCAATTTGGCGGGATATCCCGGGTAACAACGCTTCCTGCTCCAATCACACTGCCAGCCCCGATTTTAGTCCCGGGGAGTATGATGACGCCACCGCCGATCCAGCATCCATCCCCGATTTCAACCGGCAGCGCATATACCTGGCAGAAATGCTTTCCGCTCTCCGGGGTCCAGTCTGGTGTCAGGCGTTCTGCCAGTTCCACGGGATGCGTTGCCGTATAAATCTGCACATTGGAAGCAATCATGACGTTATTTCCGATTTTTATCTGATTGCAGTCGATAAAAGAGCAGTTCATATTGATCGACACATTGCTGCCGGTAATAATATTACACCCATAATCACACAGGAACGGCGCCCCTACCGACACGTTTGTTCCAATCCCGCCGAACAGCTTATGTAAAATCCCTTTCTTCTCTTCTTTCTGGTCATAGGTCAGTCTGTTATAAATGTCAAGCAGCTCTTTTGCCTGCTTCTTATATTGCAGAAAGATTTCATCATGACAATTATATAATTCGCCGGCCATACATTTTTCTAACTCTGTCATAGAGACACCTCCCTCAATGATTCTGTTTTTTTATTTACTTTCTCTGCGAATGCGGATCAGCTTCAAGGTGTCCTGATATATACAATCATTTGAATGCAGTTCAATCATAAGCCACCTTTGTCCGTTGCCTTCTTTTGTTTCACGGTAGATTGTCTGCACCTCATTAGATAATTGAGACAATATTCCTTCAACCTTTTCTTTCTCCTTATTGCCGATAACCACCAGCACAGTGAAGTAATTCTTTTTGGGATAGATTACACATAAAGATTTTCCTGCTTTTCTCAACTTTATATTCCATCCGCGGGCCCAAACGTCCTTGCTGTATTCAATTTTACGCAATGCTTTATATTCTCTATCCATAAATTCACAAAACTGATCAAACAGCGGATTACCAATGTAATCACTTATTTCAAATATATCTGGCATATAATTTATATCCTTCAAATCCAACATACTGATTCACAGTCCCCCTTTCCAATTACAATAGCACAGACATGGCTTCTGCAGGTTGCAATCAGTTACCAGCGAAATCTATGTCATATCTCGTGCCATGAGAGAAAAGAATTCCCTCTGTTAATTGAACACATAAGATGATCGTATTTTCATCATCAAAATTATTGTGTCCGTTATCAATCCATTCGCTGAATTCCTGTCTCAGCTTTTGGGCCATTTCATGGTTTTCCTTTTTGCAGAACCACCCAAGGTTTATCCCTTTGCCATGCGCCGTGAACCATTCGCCGGCCACCGCTACTATGGGGTTATTACCTATCTGCTTCATCTTGTTGGAGGCAGCGTATGTGATGATATAAAAACAGCCATCCTCATAATAAGCATTCACCGTTCTCACATACGGGATGTTTTGGTCCGTAGTGGCAAGTGACA of the Luxibacter massiliensis genome contains:
- a CDS encoding pyridoxamine 5'-phosphate oxidase family protein, translated to MSEKFPQEAEKIMDERFGHDTLLSLATTDQNIPYVRTVNAYYEDGCFYIITYAASNKMKQIGNNPIVAVAGEWFTAHGKGINLGWFCKKENHEMAQKLRQEFSEWIDNGHNNFDDENTIILCVQLTEGILFSHGTRYDIDFAGN
- a CDS encoding HAD family hydrolase, which codes for MIKLVAFDLDGTIGDTIPMCIKAFRQAVSPYTGHLLTDREVVETFGLNEIGMIKSIVLEKWKQALCDFYFLYEKLHHECSEPYEGIPDLIAALRAKGFILALITGKGERSCRITLNEFGMEHDFDEILTGSEHENVKAQSLKLLLKKYDLLPAQCLYIGDAVSDVSEAGKAGVICLSALWGTTAKAEELKSINADYIFETVGELKNYLMKNTNQEPEEVPIP
- a CDS encoding sugar O-acetyltransferase, whose product is MTELEKCMAGELYNCHDEIFLQYKKQAKELLDIYNRLTYDQKEEKKGILHKLFGGIGTNVSVGAPFLCDYGCNIITGSNVSINMNCSFIDCNQIKIGNNVMIASNVQIYTATHPVELAERLTPDWTPESGKHFCQVYALPVEIGDGCWIGGGVIILPGTKIGAGSVIGAGSVVTRDIPPNCVAVGNPCRVIRRINGEPKHD
- a CDS encoding DUF3788 domain-containing protein is translated as MPDIFEISDYIGNPLFDQFCEFMDREYKALRKIEYSKDVWARGWNIKLRKAGKSLCVIYPKKNYFTVLVVIGNKEKEKVEGILSQLSNEVQTIYRETKEGNGQRWLMIELHSNDCIYQDTLKLIRIRRESK